From Coccinella septempunctata chromosome 4, icCocSept1.1, whole genome shotgun sequence, a single genomic window includes:
- the LOC123312270 gene encoding uncharacterized protein LOC123312270, with product MIKELKNRVCYISDESLLKKNLRRLFEIFQNNGYPKNTLNRLIHNRESRLTTTTEQTNSFKFMRIPFVKDLTPNLIGVLNKFENIKLAKYNLTKVGDLFSRTKERTPIELCTNAVYKISCQHCDGCYVGQTQQWLKQRITQHRSDCRIGKNSCALVRHCQETGHSFAFGFDDIRVLETDSNYRNRLFLEMLQIGKQQNAVNFKSDTDRMSAIYSDLLNIL from the coding sequence atgattaaagaattaaaaaataGAGTATGCTATATCTCAGATGAATCATTGCTGAAAAAGAACCTACGTAGGTTGTTTGAGATTTTTCAGAATAACGGTTACCCTAAAAATACCCTTAACAGATTGATACACAATAGGGAATCAAGGTTGACAACAACAACTGAACAAACAAACAGTTTTAAATTCATGAGGATTCCATTCGTTAAAGATTTGACACCCAACCTTATAGGAGTTTTGAACAAATTTGAAAACATCAAACTCGCCAAATATAATTTGACGAAGGTAGGTGACCTGTTCTCGAGGACCAAGGAAAGGACACCAATAGAATTATGCACTAATGCAGTATATAAGATCTCATGTCAACATTGTGATGGTTGTTACGTGGGCCAAACGCAACAATGGTTGAAACAAAGAATCACTCAACATAGAAGTGATTGCCGTATTGGAAAGAACTCGTGTGCTTTAGTTAGACACTGCCAAGAAACTGGGCACAGTTTTGCTTTCGGGTTTGATGATATCAGAGTGTTGGAGACAGATTCGAATTACAGAAATAGGTTATTCCTCGAAATGTTACAGATTGGCAAGCAGCAAAATGCAGTGAACTTTAAATCGGACACGGACCGTATGAGTGCGATTTATAGTGacctcttgaatattttatag